CATCGACGTCGTCGCGGACTCGATCGGGGGAGGTGGCACGCAGCCGATGTTCGACGCCACGCCGGACGAGTTCGAGCGGGGGATGATGCTCAACTTCACCGCGGTGTGGTTCGTGATCCGGCACGCCCAGCGGCACATGGAACGCGGGGGAGCGGTGGTGACCATCTCATCGGGGGCCGCGGAGGGGCGCGGTCCTGGTATGCCGTACTCGTTCGCGAAAACGGCTCTCGAGAAGATGTCGATCGGTGCGGCGGCGAGTCTGGCTCCCCGCGGGATACGCGTGAACTGCGTCCGCGTCGGCATGATCTGGGGCGCCTTCGCCGCCCGCGGTCTCACGGAGGAGCAGAGACGGCTGCGCGCCGACAACGTCGCGCTCAAGACCGAGGGCAACAACTGGGACATCGCATCCGCCGCCTTCTTCCTCGTGACAGAGCAGGCTCGCTGGATCACCGGTCAGGTGGTCTCGGTGGACGGCGGAGGATTCGCGATGAAGAACATGGGCCAGGCCGGGAGCGCGAAGAAGTGACCGCGCTCGCGCAGACCAGGACCTGGGAGTCGACGCAGCGCGAGCAGCTGAAAGAGTTCGGCCCCTTACTCGAGCGGCTGAGGCGTCATGAAGTATGGGCTGCGCGGATCGACGAGGTCGCTGAACCCACGCACCTCGACGACCTGCTCGCTTTCCCGTTCACGACGAAGGAAGATCTGCGCGCGGCGCAGGCCGAGCGCTCCTCCGAGCATCCGCTGGGTGCGTTCCAGCTGGTCGATACGCGCGAGCTGTCGCAAGTGACGAGCTCGTCGGGCACCACAGGTGCCCCCACCTATTTCGGTTTGACGCAGTCCGATGTGCGGCGCTGGGGTGCTCGTATCGGCGACGCGTATCGCGTCGCCGGTGTTGCGCCAGGATCGGTCGCCGCGCTGACGACGGGAATGGCCATCGTGGCCGGCGGGCTGCCGTACGCCGACGGGATCCGTCACGCCGGCGGCACGCTCGCGTGGATCGGCGGCCAGACCACCGGGCGCATGGCGCTGGGAATGCAGCGCCTCGGTATCGACGTGCTCGTGGCGACCGCATCGTTCGCGGCGCATTTTGCTGAACGGTGCGAGCAGGAGCTCGGGGTACCTGCCAGGGAGCTCTCGGTGCGTACCGTCATCGCGGGCGGGGAACCCGGCGCGGGCGTTCCTCACATCCGCCGTGCGATCCTCGATGCCTGGGGCGCAACGCGCGTCAGTGAGTTCATGGGCCTGGGAGACATCCTCCCCGCGATGTGGGCGGAGTGCGAAGTCGGACAGGGGATGCATTTCACCGCCGCCCCAGACGTCTTCGTCGAGCTCATCGATCCGGTCACTCTCGAGCACGTGCCGTGGGAGCTGGGTGCCACGGGCGAGGCGATCTACACGACCCTCCTTCGCGAAGCGTCGCCGGTACTTCGCTTCCGGTCCCGCGACCAGCTGCAGATCACCTCGGTGGAGTGCGCCTGCGGGCTCGCGACGCCGACGATGCGCTGCGTCGGACGTACCGATGACATGCTCATCTACAAGGCGATGAACGTGTTCCCCTCGGCTGTACGCGAGGTTGTACTGGAAGCCGCATCCGGCGTCCTCTCGGGCACCATGCGGATTCGCAAGGACTTCGAGGCCCAGGTGCGCTTCGACGACGACATTCCGCTCGAAGTCGAGCTGCGTGACGATCTCGATACCGGGGCAGCGGATGCAGCATTGCGCGCGGCATCCGCGCTGGTGCGAGAGCGGTTGCGTGTCCGAGTGGCGATCGAGCCCGTGCCCGTCGGCGTCATTCCTGTCAGCGACTACAAGAATGCGCTGGTGTACGCGCCAGGGTCGAGCTGACAGGCCCTGACAGGGCCTGTCAGCCTCGGGTTCGACTGCCTAGCGTGGAGGGTGCAGCGAAAAGCACGCCTGTGTCACCGAACGCGAAGGAGCACCCATCATGCACATCAGGAAGCTCGGCCAGGGGCTCGAGGTCTCAGCAGTCGGACTCGGCGCCATGGGGATGTCCATGAGTTATGGACCGAACCCCGGTGATCGCGACGACATGATCGGAGTGCTGCGGTACGCCGTCGAGCAGGGCGTCACATTCATCGACACCGCCGAGGTCTACGGGCCGCACGATAACGAAGAGCTCGTCGGCGAGGCGATCGCCCCGGTCCGTGACGATGTCGTGGTCGCCACGAAGTTCGGCTTCGACATCGTGGATGGGAAGTCGCAGGGGGTCACTTCGCGGCCCGAGCGGATCCGACGTGCTGCGGAAGGGTCTCTCAAGCGACTGGGTGTTGACACGATCGACCTGTTCTATCAGCACCGTGTGGATCCGACCGTGCCTATCGAAGACGTCGCCGGCACTGTCGGAGAGCTGGTCCGCGAAGGCAAGGTGAAGCACTTCGGCCTGTCGGAGGCTGGGGCGGGAACGATTCGTCGTGCCCATGCGGTTCTTCCCGTCACTGCGGTGCAGAGCGAGTACTCCCTGTGGACGCGCGACCCGGAGCCCGAGGTGCTGCCGACGTGCGCCGAATTGGGAATCGGCTTCGTTCCGTTCAGCCCACTCGGTAAGGGGTTCCTCACGGGGACAGTCGCGCCGGACGCGACCTTCGCGGCGAACGAGATCCGTGCTCGTGTGCCGCGTTTCGCGGAAGAGAACCTCCGAGCGAACCAGGCGCTCGTCGACCACGTCCGTGGCATCGCCGCCCGACAGGGAGCGACTCCCGGCCAGGTGGCGCTCGGCTGGCTGCTCGCGCAGCATCCGTTCATCGTCCCCATCCCCGGGACTCGGCGGCGTGAGCGCATCGACGAGAACGCGGGCGCGACGTCGCTGCCGCTCTCGGCGGATCAGATCGCCGATCTGAACGGGTTGGTCGCGCGTATCGGAGTCTCGGGCAATCGCTATGACGAAGCGGGGATGGCAGCTGTGGGGCTCTGACCGGGTGGCGGCTCCTCGACGGAGGCCTGTTGGACGGCGACGACTGATGCGCTGTCATGAGACCCGCGCAACCGCCCACCGGAAGGAATTCCGCAGGGTGAATCCTTCATGGTCATCGCGAAAAGGCGCAGCCGCGGCGATCACGATCGAGCGCAGCTCCGCGATCGTGTCAGGGTCCTCGCCGAGGAGGATGCCCTGGACGAGCATCTCCTCATCCCGCACACTCCACGGGGTCTTGACCACGCCCGCTTCGACGACCTCGAGCCCTGCGTCCGCGAACGCAGCTTCGATTCCGCCCGCCGTGCGAAGCGGGCCATCAGACGCGTGCTCTTCGTCGAGGGCATCCGCGATGGCCCGTTCCACGACGTCGATGTCGTTGAGCGATCCCTCGGCCCAGTTCGCGATCGCGATGTATCCGTCGGTCCGCACGACACGACCGAGTTCGCGCAGCGCGACGGTCGTGTCATCGGCGAACTGCAGTGCATTCACTGCGGTTGCCACGTCGAAAGCGTCATCCGCGAGGGGCAGGTCCTCGATGCCGGCCATGACGACCTCGACCCCGACGGAGCGCGCAAGGGCAACCATCTCTGCGGCCGGATCGGCGCCCACGGCCAGAGCGCCCCGCTCCTGGAGGCTCTGAAGAAACTCACCGCTTCCGCACCCGGCATCCAGAACACGAGTCCCGGGCTCGATGCCCGTCGCGTTCATGATCGCGACGCGGGCCGGATCGGCGAATGAACCCCAGAGAGCGGCCCACCCGGCGGCGACGTGCGACCACCCGCCGGCGTCAGCTCCGTCTACCATCACGTCACTTTATCGCGCGCCGTTCGACGAACATCGCCGCTATCGGCGTCATCAGGGAACACGGCATCGCTTCGAGAGGTTGCCAGAGGCATGAGTTCTTCCCCGCAGCCGACTTCCACCGATTCAGCGACCCTCCTCGGTGGGGTGGACCCCGCGCCGTTGTACACAGCATTCGACCTCGCGGGCGTCGAGCTTTCGAACCGGTTCGTGATGGCTCCGATGACCCGGAGCTTCTCGCCCGGCGGCATCGCCTCTGATGACGTCGTGGAGTACTACCGTCGGCGCGCTGCGCACCTCGGTCTGATCATCACGGAGGGCACGTACATCGACCATCCGTCCGCGGGGACGAGCACTCGTGTGCCGCGGCTCTATGGCGAAGAATCGCTGGCCGGTTGGCGACGAGTGGTCGACGCGGTGCATGCCGAGGGCGGGCGGATCTTCCCTCAGCTCTGGCACCTCGGACTTTCCCGCCGTGAGGGTTCGGGTCCTCACCCCGCGGCGCCCGTGCTCAGTCCGTCGGGCGTGAAGCCGGACGGAGCTGCCGTGGGCGCGCCGGCGAGCACCGCCGAGATCGATGCCGTCATCGCGTCGTTCGCCCGTGCGGCGGCGGATGCTCAACGGATCGGGTTCGACGGCGTCGAGCTCCACGGCGCGCACGGATATCTGCTCGATCAATTCCTGTGGTCGGCGACGAACCGTCGCTCGGATCGTTACGGCGGGAACCCGGCCGCCAGGGCACGGGTGGGTGCAGAGGTCGTAGCTGCGGTGCGCGACGCCGTCGGGCCGGCCTTCCCGGTGATGTTCCGCTATTCGCAGTGGAAGGGCGGCGCCTTCGAGGCCCGCATCGCCGACACGCCAGTCGAGCTCGAGTCGGTGCTGGCACCGCTGGTGGACGCGGGTGTCAGTGGTTTCCATGTTTCTACGCGCCGCTACTGGCTCCCGGGGTTCGACGGCGACCGGCGCACGCTCGCAGGATGGACGAAGAAGATCACCGGATTGCCCACGATCGCCCTCGGGTCGGTCGGCGTCGCGGCCCCGTTCCTGGAGAGCGAAGCATCCACGTCGCCGCTGAGCCTCGCGCCGCTTCTGGATCTGTTCGAGCGGGACGAGTTCGATCTCGTGGCGCTCGGCAGGGCGGTGCTCTCCGAGCCGGGGTGGCCGACCAAGGTCCGCGACGGACGAGTAGACGAGATCCGGACCTACGACAAGAGCCACGAGTCGCAACTGTTCTAGCAATGGCGCCCATGCGAAGAATCGTGTTCCGCCAGTACGGCGGCCCCGAAGTGCTTCACCTAGAAGAGGCCCCGCGCCCGTCACCGGGTGAGGGGGAGGTGCTCGTCCGTGTCGCAGCCGCCGGACTGAACCCGGTGGACTACAAGCTGTTCAGCGGGAAGCCGACGTTCGAGCCCTATGAGCGCTCTCTCCCGTCGGGGAACGGCTACGACTTCTCAGGGTTCGTCGCGGAGAACGGCTCGGGAGCAACAGCCTTCGCCCCCGGAGACCGGGTGTTCGGCGGTCTGCGGTTCCATGCGCAGGCCGACTATCTGGTGACTGCGGAGACATCACTGGTGCGTGTCCCCGACGGACTCTCCATGGTGACGGCCGGAGCACTGAACGTCGTCGGACGAACAGCCGTCGCCAGCGTCGCGTCCCAGCAGTTGCGGCCGGGGGAGAGCGTCCTCGTGAGCGCGGCTGCCGGTGGTGTCGGCGTTCTGGCGGCGCAACTGGCCCGCGAGGCAGGGGCGCGAGTGCTCGGCACGGCGAGTCCACGCAATCACGACTACCTGCGAAGCATCGGCATCGAACCGGTCTCCTACGGCCCGAACCTCGTGGACGACGTGCGTCGTCTCGCGCCCGAAGGACTGACTGCCGTGCTCGACAACGTCGGACACGGCACCATCGACGCGGCCATCGACCTGGGCGTGCCGCCGGCACGTATCAACACGATCGCGGACTACCCGGCCATCGCGGCATATGGGGTGCGGGGCGTCGGCGGCGCAACCGCCGGTGTGAAGGAACTCGCTCACATCGCCGGTCTGATCGCCGCGGGTGCGGTCGACTTGCCGATAGACACGGTCCACCCGCTCGAGGATGCAGCCGCCGCATACGTTCAACTGATGGAAGGGCACGCCAGGGGCAAGATCGTGCTCATAATCCAGCCCGCCCCGGCAACAGAGATGCTGCGGCCGTGACCGCGACGGCGACCACGGCGATTGGGCTCGTCGGTTTCCTGCCGGGCAATCACTGGCTCCAGCCGTCACCTTCTTCGGTGTGACGACTGAGCGGGATGTCAACCCCCGAGCATGTACCGGGTACCGGGATGACACTGAGAGTCCGTAGCGTGCAGAGGCGCCGTCGTGTCCGACTACTCGGCCGTTGCGGACTGGACGTTCGCAGGAAGAGGAGCCTGAAATGGCGATGCAACTGAATGATGCCGCACTCACCCACGCGCGCGGGCTGCTGCGACGGGGGGAGTTCATCGACGACGACCGTGATGATTGGAGCGAGCACGCTCCGACGACCGACCAGGAGAACGACTTCATCGAAGAGAACGGTCTCGTCGAGTTCGCGAAATGGCATCTGGGCGAGGACACCGACAAGCGAGAAGACACGAAGGGCCGCTATCACTTTCCATACGGCGACTTCCGCACGCTTCACCGATGCGCGGTGATCTCGGGGGAGAGCCGCGCGGGTCAGTACAAGCACGCGGAGATCGAGAAGTCGCTCAAGGACCTTCTCGACGCGATCGACCGTAAGGCACAACTCGACGGTTAACCCCTCGCGAGCGCGAGTCAAGGCCCTGGCACCCGGCACGGTGTGCGGGGCACGCTGTGCTGACCGAGGAAGGGAATCGAATATGTCTGATGCGAAAGATCCACGCGAGGAGCAGCTGGCTGATGTGCCTCTCGAAGACACCCGAGAGGATGACGCCGGCTTCGATCCGATAACGCCCGACGGCGTCGAGGAGGGAAAACCCGCAGTGGCTGATCCCAAGGACTCTCAGAATCCTCCTCCGCGCCGACTCTGACTTCGCCGCCGGTTCCGGCCAGTCAGCCGGAACCGGCGGTAGGTGCATCCCCGAACCCCGATCTTGCTCCGCCGTGCTGTCAAGGGTCTCGAAGACTCCGACCAACCGGCTTAGCGTTGCAGCAGTTCAGGAACCGAAAACGACGCCATACCGGGAGGTGCCGACTTGTCGCATCTGGATGTTGTCACCAAGGACAACCAGGGCCAATGGGTGAACGAGGTGGAGGGAGCGAACGAGCTCTCTCGCAGTTTCAGCAGCCGAGAGGAAGCAGTGACCGCAGGTCGCGACTTCGCCGAGCAGCATGGTTCTCGGCACCTGGTCGAAGATGCTGTTCCGCGCGGCGTGATCACGGATGGCGGCGCACCGGACGACGGTGTGGTCGTCACCGGCGAGCGATCTCCGAGATCGGATGGGTTACCGGAGACGACAGACGAGAACGGTATGCCACTCGATAATCCGTCGGGCTGAGGTCAGATCCTCGATACACCGGGCCTTGAGTGCGGACGGGTCGATGTCAACCCCCGATGACGATCCGGCCGATCGGGATGACACTGAGGAGCTACAAGCGAGGAAGGAGACGAACATGTCTGAATCTGAGCGGGGTAACACCAAGCACGGTCCCCACCTGGACGATCAGATGGAGCAGGAGACGCGAGGAATGGTGCAGGGGCACGGCAGCCCTCACGCCGAGCCGTTCCGCGAGAGCGAACCGCTGCCCGATGACACGGACGATCAGTCGACCGAGCGAGCCTTCCGCAACGCTGAGACGGGCGAGCACGCCACCGAGGCCGACGAGAACGCCGCCGACGCTCGGGCAGCCGACCGCCAGGGCAGCGGCCATGAGTGACTCCCGTCTGATGGGACTGCTCACACGCCCCGGCCCCTGGACATGTGCCTACGTCGACGGCCCCGGCATGCTGCCGCAGGTGGAGGA
The DNA window shown above is from Microbacterium murale and carries:
- a CDS encoding SDR family NAD(P)-dependent oxidoreductase, which produces MSEETWPVPVGDSLATAAAPWLEGKVALVAGGGLSGPEGGVGFAFAWLCARSGARVAVLDRDPLAGERTVAALRDIGGTAKFFEVDVTDDASVKSAVDAAAAHFGRIDVVADSIGGGGTQPMFDATPDEFERGMMLNFTAVWFVIRHAQRHMERGGAVVTISSGAAEGRGPGMPYSFAKTALEKMSIGAAASLAPRGIRVNCVRVGMIWGAFAARGLTEEQRRLRADNVALKTEGNNWDIASAAFFLVTEQARWITGQVVSVDGGGFAMKNMGQAGSAKK
- a CDS encoding phenylacetate--CoA ligase family protein, which gives rise to MTALAQTRTWESTQREQLKEFGPLLERLRRHEVWAARIDEVAEPTHLDDLLAFPFTTKEDLRAAQAERSSEHPLGAFQLVDTRELSQVTSSSGTTGAPTYFGLTQSDVRRWGARIGDAYRVAGVAPGSVAALTTGMAIVAGGLPYADGIRHAGGTLAWIGGQTTGRMALGMQRLGIDVLVATASFAAHFAERCEQELGVPARELSVRTVIAGGEPGAGVPHIRRAILDAWGATRVSEFMGLGDILPAMWAECEVGQGMHFTAAPDVFVELIDPVTLEHVPWELGATGEAIYTTLLREASPVLRFRSRDQLQITSVECACGLATPTMRCVGRTDDMLIYKAMNVFPSAVREVVLEAASGVLSGTMRIRKDFEAQVRFDDDIPLEVELRDDLDTGAADAALRAASALVRERLRVRVAIEPVPVGVIPVSDYKNALVYAPGSS
- a CDS encoding aldo/keto reductase; this translates as MHIRKLGQGLEVSAVGLGAMGMSMSYGPNPGDRDDMIGVLRYAVEQGVTFIDTAEVYGPHDNEELVGEAIAPVRDDVVVATKFGFDIVDGKSQGVTSRPERIRRAAEGSLKRLGVDTIDLFYQHRVDPTVPIEDVAGTVGELVREGKVKHFGLSEAGAGTIRRAHAVLPVTAVQSEYSLWTRDPEPEVLPTCAELGIGFVPFSPLGKGFLTGTVAPDATFAANEIRARVPRFAEENLRANQALVDHVRGIAARQGATPGQVALGWLLAQHPFIVPIPGTRRRERIDENAGATSLPLSADQIADLNGLVARIGVSGNRYDEAGMAAVGL
- a CDS encoding class I SAM-dependent methyltransferase is translated as MVDGADAGGWSHVAAGWAALWGSFADPARVAIMNATGIEPGTRVLDAGCGSGEFLQSLQERGALAVGADPAAEMVALARSVGVEVVMAGIEDLPLADDAFDVATAVNALQFADDTTVALRELGRVVRTDGYIAIANWAEGSLNDIDVVERAIADALDEEHASDGPLRTAGGIEAAFADAGLEVVEAGVVKTPWSVRDEEMLVQGILLGEDPDTIAELRSIVIAAAAPFRDDHEGFTLRNSFRWAVARVS
- a CDS encoding NADH:flavin oxidoreductase; translated protein: MSSSPQPTSTDSATLLGGVDPAPLYTAFDLAGVELSNRFVMAPMTRSFSPGGIASDDVVEYYRRRAAHLGLIITEGTYIDHPSAGTSTRVPRLYGEESLAGWRRVVDAVHAEGGRIFPQLWHLGLSRREGSGPHPAAPVLSPSGVKPDGAAVGAPASTAEIDAVIASFARAAADAQRIGFDGVELHGAHGYLLDQFLWSATNRRSDRYGGNPAARARVGAEVVAAVRDAVGPAFPVMFRYSQWKGGAFEARIADTPVELESVLAPLVDAGVSGFHVSTRRYWLPGFDGDRRTLAGWTKKITGLPTIALGSVGVAAPFLESEASTSPLSLAPLLDLFERDEFDLVALGRAVLSEPGWPTKVRDGRVDEIRTYDKSHESQLF
- a CDS encoding NADP-dependent oxidoreductase, with the protein product MRRIVFRQYGGPEVLHLEEAPRPSPGEGEVLVRVAAAGLNPVDYKLFSGKPTFEPYERSLPSGNGYDFSGFVAENGSGATAFAPGDRVFGGLRFHAQADYLVTAETSLVRVPDGLSMVTAGALNVVGRTAVASVASQQLRPGESVLVSAAAGGVGVLAAQLAREAGARVLGTASPRNHDYLRSIGIEPVSYGPNLVDDVRRLAPEGLTAVLDNVGHGTIDAAIDLGVPPARINTIADYPAIAAYGVRGVGGATAGVKELAHIAGLIAAGAVDLPIDTVHPLEDAAAAYVQLMEGHARGKIVLIIQPAPATEMLRP
- a CDS encoding DUF2188 domain-containing protein, with product MSHLDVVTKDNQGQWVNEVEGANELSRSFSSREEAVTAGRDFAEQHGSRHLVEDAVPRGVITDGGAPDDGVVVTGERSPRSDGLPETTDENGMPLDNPSG